A region of Moorena producens PAL-8-15-08-1 DNA encodes the following proteins:
- a CDS encoding class I SAM-dependent methyltransferase: MVCTGDFPERADIETSSEDYASRFAGEIGAWLLKVQEEATLKMLTPYPKATILDVGGGHGQLTGALIQNGYQLTVLGSADVCKGRIQNFLDANLCSFKVGNVLDLPYPDGAFDVVISYRFLAHVTQWQSFLTELNRVAKQAVILDYPTVRSVNAIAPYLFKFKKGLEGNTREFVCYKEHELLKFFKSIGLSKAERYPQFFVPMVLHRAFKSPSLSSFMEKLARLSGLTNLFGSPVILKLTKT; the protein is encoded by the coding sequence GTGGTTTGTACAGGTGATTTTCCCGAAAGAGCCGATATCGAAACATCTTCTGAGGATTATGCCTCCCGTTTTGCTGGGGAAATTGGGGCTTGGCTACTGAAAGTCCAGGAAGAGGCAACCTTGAAAATGCTGACTCCTTATCCTAAAGCCACCATCCTTGATGTGGGAGGAGGACATGGTCAACTGACCGGGGCTCTGATTCAAAATGGTTATCAATTAACTGTGCTTGGTAGTGCAGATGTCTGTAAGGGGAGGATTCAGAATTTTCTTGATGCTAATCTTTGTTCCTTCAAGGTGGGCAATGTTTTAGATCTCCCTTACCCAGACGGAGCGTTTGATGTTGTGATCAGCTATCGATTCCTTGCTCATGTCACTCAATGGCAGTCTTTTTTAACAGAACTAAATCGAGTAGCAAAGCAAGCAGTAATCCTAGACTATCCTACAGTGAGGAGCGTAAATGCTATTGCCCCCTATCTATTTAAGTTCAAGAAAGGGTTGGAAGGAAATACACGAGAGTTTGTCTGTTATAAAGAACATGAGCTTCTAAAATTTTTTAAATCTATTGGTCTGAGCAAAGCTGAGCGCTATCCTCAATTTTTTGTGCCTATGGTACTCCATCGCGCTTTCAAATCTCCTAGCTTATCTTCATTTATGGAGAAGTTAGCTCGACTATCAGGCTTGACTAATTTGTTTGGTTCACCAGTAATTTTAAAGCTTACCAAGACTTAA
- a CDS encoding NAD-dependent epimerase/dehydratase family protein, with product MEDTQFKLPTGSRVLVTGATGFTGSVLVRKLVAQGLDIVAIARPSSKLEPFNDLKIEWIKGDVFDEELIKKAIKGVNYIFHIVTPFREAKSADNVYYNVHVLSTQLLAKYALEEPDFKRFVHVSTIGVHGHVENPPGDENCPMNPGDIYQETKLEGELWIRDFAKKEGLPVTVVRPSGIYGPGEKRFLKIFKMVCRKWIPIIGNGSNLLHLIHVDDLTNFFLLSATHPKAVGEVFICGSKEAITFKEMVYIISEYYGISFKFISLPAAPLFALGDFFEFICRPLGIEPPIYRRRLAFYTKDRSFNTAKMINLLGFVPVHSDEEGLKELAQWYLDKGWISL from the coding sequence ATGGAAGATACTCAATTCAAACTCCCAACTGGCAGTCGCGTCTTAGTGACTGGAGCTACAGGGTTTACAGGTTCAGTTCTTGTACGTAAATTAGTGGCACAAGGTTTAGATATCGTCGCTATTGCACGTCCTAGTTCTAAACTTGAGCCTTTCAATGACCTTAAAATTGAATGGATTAAAGGGGATGTTTTTGATGAAGAGTTGATCAAGAAAGCCATAAAAGGAGTTAACTATATATTTCATATTGTAACTCCTTTTAGAGAAGCAAAATCTGCTGACAATGTCTACTATAATGTCCACGTTTTAAGCACACAATTGCTAGCTAAATACGCTTTAGAAGAACCAGATTTTAAGCGTTTTGTTCACGTTTCAACAATTGGTGTTCATGGTCATGTCGAAAATCCTCCTGGTGATGAAAATTGTCCAATGAATCCTGGAGATATATATCAAGAAACCAAACTAGAAGGAGAACTGTGGATCAGAGATTTTGCTAAAAAGGAAGGATTACCAGTCACTGTGGTTCGACCCTCAGGAATCTATGGTCCTGGGGAGAAACGGTTTTTGAAAATTTTCAAAATGGTTTGCCGTAAGTGGATACCAATAATTGGCAATGGCAGTAACTTACTGCACTTAATTCATGTTGATGATTTGACCAATTTTTTTCTGCTATCAGCAACCCATCCTAAAGCAGTGGGAGAAGTTTTTATTTGTGGAAGTAAGGAGGCGATAACCTTTAAAGAAATGGTCTATATTATTAGTGAATACTATGGAATTTCCTTTAAATTTATTAGTTTGCCAGCTGCTCCACTGTTTGCCTTAGGGGATTTTTTTGAATTCATCTGTCGTCCCCTGGGGATAGAACCACCTATTTATAGAAGACGGCTAGCGTTTTATACAAAAGACCGCTCATTTAACACAGCAAAGATGATAAATTTACTGGGGTTTGTGCCTGTCCATTCCGATGAAGAAGGGTTAAAGGAATTAGCCCAATGGTATCTTGACAAAGGATGGATATCTCTTTGA
- a CDS encoding polysaccharide pyruvyl transferase family protein yields MKKITVLGNFSGRNAGDAAILGNLLDDIAAAHPDALFIVPTLNPRFVKRHFGHHNIKALGLMPWNGAVKIFGLPTFRAMLQADLVLVTDNILFDRKLLNPLFNYLSTISLIAPACKARGIPIALYNASLGPITTSLGKYALQRVLDASPMLILRDEQSKQLLDQQKLNYQDVYINADCAINTTPPPTERMEEIIGKEGLFKNPKGTIGFNINAYIDNWRKDNKTFGREPFLQAIGSTLDRLIEELDIEIMYTITQVMDTKITNESLKYVKRRDRIRVISNATYTYQEIAGLLQRVEVHVGMRTHSVILASGVLTPVVGINSYPKTAGFMKTIGQDNWLINFDELTTNTLTNLIKSACEQRHETRAAMTPLVQREQAKARSSVELVSQLLAQGQQSEVQVTA; encoded by the coding sequence ATGAAAAAAATTACAGTTCTCGGTAACTTTTCAGGTCGCAATGCAGGAGATGCTGCTATTTTAGGCAATCTGCTCGATGATATTGCTGCAGCACATCCTGATGCGTTGTTTATAGTACCAACTCTCAACCCACGCTTCGTTAAACGTCATTTTGGCCACCACAATATCAAGGCACTTGGATTGATGCCTTGGAATGGTGCTGTTAAGATTTTTGGTTTGCCAACTTTCCGAGCAATGTTGCAAGCTGATCTGGTGCTAGTAACCGATAACATTCTGTTTGATCGCAAGTTACTCAATCCACTGTTTAACTATCTCTCCACAATTTCCTTAATCGCCCCAGCTTGTAAGGCACGCGGTATTCCGATCGCACTTTACAACGCGAGTCTAGGACCAATTACCACATCACTGGGCAAGTATGCTTTGCAAAGAGTTCTTGATGCTAGCCCAATGCTGATCCTGCGAGATGAGCAATCAAAGCAACTGCTTGACCAACAGAAACTGAATTACCAGGACGTTTACATCAATGCGGATTGCGCCATCAACACTACCCCGCCACCAACAGAACGCATGGAGGAGATCATAGGCAAAGAGGGGCTTTTCAAAAATCCGAAAGGCACTATTGGTTTCAATATCAATGCCTACATCGATAACTGGCGCAAGGATAACAAGACTTTTGGGCGCGAACCCTTTTTGCAGGCAATCGGGTCTACTCTCGACCGACTGATTGAGGAATTAGACATTGAGATTATGTATACCATCACCCAAGTGATGGATACCAAGATTACCAACGAGAGTTTGAAGTATGTCAAGCGACGCGATCGCATCCGGGTAATCAGTAATGCGACTTACACCTACCAGGAAATTGCTGGCTTGCTACAGCGGGTAGAAGTCCATGTGGGGATGCGGACTCATTCCGTAATTCTGGCTTCAGGAGTTCTCACCCCTGTAGTGGGCATTAACTCCTACCCTAAAACAGCAGGCTTCATGAAAACCATTGGTCAGGACAACTGGTTGATCAACTTTGATGAACTAACCACCAATACCTTGACAAATTTAATTAAGTCTGCTTGCGAACAGCGCCATGAAACGCGAGCGGCCATGACACCACTGGTGCAGCGGGAGCAAGCTAAAGCCCGCAGTAGCGTTGAACTGGTGAGCCAATTGTTGGCCCAGGGGCAGCAATCTGAGGTGCAAGTTACCGCTTGA
- a CDS encoding Coenzyme F420 hydrogenase/dehydrogenase, beta subunit C-terminal domain, with product MKKSKATELSMSEDGYLPLHKQQQTEPLYVVPKDLCTRCGACDPICPVDCISFDEHRYPVIDTKTCVDCGLCVKVCPGIDFDYTAQYKKMFGVEQAPEGLGGIYESAFLTFANNPQVQAEGSGGGLVSQLLIGMVKEGIIDAALTVGYEPDDPITPTPVICRTEAEIRATAGSKYCVVPHAKVIRDVKKLEGKFAFVGVGCQIEGLRKLEKVYKPLVRREIFTIGLACHGTLEKEGTTELLSHRRLPQEKIKRFFYRGGNFPGKFQIETLDGQRLDLHRFDYKDGAYNYLYHLYTPQRCLMCPDYSAEFADISVSDFWVRGEDGEYLHPEGTSMVMCRTERGQKILQQMRELGYITAMPLGKQEVEASFDHLYRDKRVSPFVRIQWREAQGISAPQYHLPISPPTKEDHRHEGLRQATFIFSKRKWMRQLMLAIFFSRFGEVFTAVKMRYKAFKAARRLRKQAKQRQNQDPALDTQ from the coding sequence TTGAAAAAATCGAAGGCAACAGAATTAAGCATGTCTGAAGATGGCTATTTGCCACTTCACAAACAGCAGCAGACTGAGCCATTGTATGTGGTTCCCAAGGATCTGTGTACCCGCTGCGGTGCTTGCGATCCCATCTGCCCTGTAGACTGCATTTCCTTTGACGAACACCGATACCCAGTTATTGATACTAAAACCTGTGTTGACTGTGGACTCTGTGTAAAAGTTTGTCCCGGTATAGACTTTGACTACACTGCTCAGTATAAGAAAATGTTCGGCGTTGAGCAGGCACCAGAGGGGCTTGGTGGCATTTACGAGAGCGCCTTTTTGACTTTCGCTAATAATCCCCAGGTGCAGGCAGAAGGTAGTGGTGGTGGACTCGTTTCCCAACTGCTGATTGGTATGGTCAAAGAAGGGATAATTGATGCTGCCCTGACTGTGGGTTATGAGCCCGATGATCCCATCACACCCACACCTGTGATTTGCCGCACCGAGGCAGAAATTCGCGCCACGGCTGGCTCCAAGTATTGTGTTGTACCCCATGCCAAAGTCATACGTGACGTCAAAAAACTGGAAGGCAAGTTTGCCTTTGTCGGTGTAGGCTGTCAGATTGAGGGTTTACGCAAATTGGAGAAGGTCTATAAGCCTTTGGTACGTCGGGAAATCTTCACCATTGGCTTAGCTTGCCACGGCACCCTAGAAAAAGAAGGTACTACTGAGTTGCTATCCCACCGTCGTCTTCCCCAAGAGAAGATCAAGCGGTTCTTCTATCGTGGTGGTAACTTCCCTGGCAAGTTTCAGATCGAAACCCTTGATGGTCAGCGCCTCGACCTGCACAGGTTTGATTACAAGGATGGTGCCTATAATTACCTCTATCATCTCTATACACCCCAGCGTTGCCTGATGTGTCCTGACTATAGTGCTGAGTTTGCGGATATTTCAGTTTCCGACTTCTGGGTGCGCGGTGAGGATGGCGAGTACCTACACCCGGAAGGTACAAGCATGGTCATGTGCCGCACGGAACGTGGTCAAAAGATTCTACAACAGATGCGTGAATTGGGCTATATTACCGCTATGCCTTTAGGTAAGCAGGAAGTCGAAGCCAGTTTTGATCACCTCTACCGTGACAAACGTGTCTCTCCCTTCGTGCGTATCCAGTGGCGTGAAGCCCAGGGAATATCTGCACCCCAGTACCATTTACCGATTTCCCCACCAACTAAAGAAGACCACCGTCACGAGGGTTTGCGTCAGGCTACCTTTATTTTCTCTAAGCGCAAATGGATGCGCCAGTTGATGCTGGCCATCTTTTTCTCACGGTTCGGGGAAGTGTTTACAGCAGTGAAAATGCGCTACAAAGCCTTCAAGGCTGCACGGCGATTACGCAAACAAGCAAAACAAAGGCAAAACCAAGACCCAGCCTTGGATACCCAATAA
- a CDS encoding lysylphosphatidylglycerol synthase transmembrane domain-containing protein: MPKNSTLRFVRIAGTTALLVYVVHKAGLFSADGRRDLLDTFVHVKPPFLLASIGFGLLLNLSSAFKWYMLSRSRGLPVNLWRLFAYYMVGQFFNLVLPSSIGGDVVRMHQLGRYTGRYADAVASVFVERFTGLATLVVLAMVAVVVNLHLFNLPWLTIGLAMGSIGIALICWLIIDQRPFRLTQKLLARRVPLLHKLFTKIEKFRQAVLAYQSDPGAIWGALINSLIFYFLAVMNVWVSALAFGSKIDFVSMLVAVPVILFIMNLPISIGGIGLMEFAYSFTLGLVGATPALAFSTALLLRAKTLFHAGIGSLLYPFVSDGSPIREGVPMEVTNKYGENGDD; this comes from the coding sequence ATGCCGAAAAACTCGACACTACGTTTTGTCCGCATTGCTGGCACAACTGCACTACTAGTATATGTTGTTCACAAGGCAGGGCTGTTCAGCGCTGACGGACGGCGGGATTTGTTAGACACCTTCGTTCACGTCAAACCACCATTTTTGTTGGCATCGATTGGGTTTGGGCTGTTGCTTAATCTATCTAGCGCCTTCAAGTGGTACATGCTTTCGCGCTCTCGTGGCTTGCCAGTTAATCTTTGGCGACTGTTTGCTTACTATATGGTTGGTCAATTCTTCAATCTGGTGCTGCCAAGCAGCATTGGGGGCGATGTAGTCCGCATGCATCAATTAGGGCGCTACACTGGACGCTACGCCGATGCCGTAGCCTCAGTCTTTGTGGAACGTTTCACTGGTTTGGCCACCCTGGTCGTGTTAGCAATGGTGGCAGTAGTGGTCAACCTGCATCTGTTCAACCTGCCCTGGTTGACTATTGGCCTTGCCATGGGGTCAATAGGTATAGCATTGATCTGCTGGTTGATTATTGACCAACGACCATTCCGGTTGACCCAGAAGCTATTGGCAAGGCGTGTACCCTTGCTGCATAAACTCTTCACCAAGATTGAGAAATTTCGGCAAGCAGTGCTGGCCTATCAGAGTGACCCAGGGGCAATCTGGGGGGCTCTAATTAATTCTCTAATCTTCTACTTCTTAGCGGTCATGAATGTCTGGGTTAGTGCACTTGCCTTTGGCTCCAAGATCGATTTTGTCAGCATGCTCGTAGCAGTGCCAGTTATCCTCTTTATCATGAACTTACCAATCTCGATTGGAGGTATTGGTCTGATGGAGTTTGCCTACAGCTTCACTCTTGGGTTGGTAGGTGCTACCCCTGCACTAGCATTTTCAACGGCATTGCTGTTGAGAGCAAAGACCCTGTTCCATGCTGGAATTGGTAGTCTACTTTATCCGTTCGTCAGTGATGGTAGCCCCATCCGTGAGGGAGTACCGATGGAAGTGACGAACAAATACGGAGAAAATGGTGATGACTAG
- a CDS encoding acyltransferase: MTSKHEQFRFSAVSADSKSSFIKKYQDLVLGDRSWRRLLQYELLTLLVGQLPGALGLGLRRILYPQLFGSVGKNAIFGHHLTLRTPGRIHLGSNVVIDDYAVLSVRGFEDERIEIGDGVQIGRSAQLKTRAGSIFISAHANIGAECRIDSTTEVHIGQHCIFAGRCYLGGVSHQFDRTDIPIVQQPLATKGGVHIGDDVWLGAHVIVLDGVTIGTGAIVGAGAVVTKDIPAYAIAMGVPAQVRSWRKVELAESYQNASTEYKKP; encoded by the coding sequence ATGACTAGTAAACATGAACAGTTTCGCTTCAGCGCTGTCTCAGCTGATAGTAAAAGCTCGTTTATAAAAAAGTATCAGGATTTAGTCTTAGGTGATCGTAGTTGGAGGCGACTTCTACAATATGAACTGCTGACGCTGCTGGTAGGTCAACTCCCTGGTGCTCTTGGGCTAGGGCTGCGGCGCATCTTATACCCGCAGTTATTCGGTAGTGTGGGTAAAAATGCAATCTTCGGTCATCACCTCACCTTGCGTACACCGGGTCGTATTCACCTGGGTAGCAATGTGGTAATTGATGACTATGCAGTGCTGTCCGTAAGGGGTTTTGAAGATGAGCGCATTGAGATTGGTGATGGGGTGCAAATTGGTCGCTCGGCTCAACTCAAGACCCGTGCTGGCTCTATTTTTATCAGTGCCCATGCCAATATTGGTGCAGAGTGCCGCATTGACTCGACTACCGAAGTCCATATTGGTCAGCACTGCATTTTCGCTGGTCGTTGCTATTTAGGTGGTGTTAGTCACCAATTTGATCGTACTGACATCCCAATTGTCCAACAACCACTAGCAACTAAGGGTGGTGTACACATCGGTGATGATGTCTGGCTAGGAGCACATGTGATTGTTTTGGATGGGGTAACTATTGGTACAGGTGCAATAGTCGGTGCGGGTGCAGTAGTAACCAAAGACATTCCAGCATACGCGATCGCGATGGGTGTGCCAGCACAGGTACGAAGCTGGCGCAAGGTAGAGCTTGCGGAGAGTTATCAAAATGCATCAACAGAATATAAAAAACCCTAG
- a CDS encoding lysylphosphatidylglycerol synthase transmembrane domain-containing protein, producing MEKKLGTRKKLILTIIKCGVSIVLLSWALRKTNLPEIFLAVSSAKVSLLMAAFVIYLASYYIRAHRWRVLLLAHNVKATIPYLYKSYMVSIFFSNFLPSTIGGDAVRAYDAWRLGTSKSVALATVFLDRFLGLLGLMLFGLGALFFSQTLIAQLPLLNLWVMLGSAVIMLVVSMIFIPSQKISRVISKIQLPFWKHIQNKLINIIKAFLAFGNRKHALARSMALSLMVQITVIAHYYLIAKALDLPVPLLSFFVIIPLVSLIMVLPVSINAIGLRENAFVFFFAAYGYNLGRPEAIAFAWLAYGIVIIQGLLGGIVYALRK from the coding sequence ATGGAAAAAAAGTTAGGTACTAGGAAAAAATTGATTCTTACGATAATTAAATGCGGCGTTTCCATAGTGCTACTGTCTTGGGCGTTGCGCAAGACAAATCTGCCCGAAATTTTCCTAGCTGTGAGTTCTGCCAAGGTTTCTCTGTTAATGGCAGCGTTTGTGATCTACTTAGCCAGTTACTACATCAGAGCTCATCGGTGGCGGGTACTGCTTTTGGCTCACAATGTGAAAGCTACCATCCCTTATTTGTATAAGTCCTACATGGTCAGCATTTTCTTCAGTAATTTTTTGCCCTCCACTATTGGTGGGGATGCTGTTAGGGCTTATGATGCCTGGCGGTTGGGAACGAGCAAGTCAGTGGCACTAGCCACTGTGTTTTTGGATCGTTTCCTTGGTTTACTAGGTTTAATGCTGTTTGGTCTCGGGGCGCTGTTTTTTTCTCAAACATTGATCGCCCAGTTACCATTACTTAACCTGTGGGTAATGCTAGGTAGCGCAGTAATTATGCTTGTCGTCTCGATGATTTTCATCCCCTCTCAGAAGATTTCAAGGGTTATTAGCAAGATCCAACTACCCTTTTGGAAGCACATACAAAACAAGCTAATTAATATTATTAAAGCTTTCCTAGCCTTTGGCAACCGCAAACATGCTTTGGCTAGATCTATGGCCTTGTCACTGATGGTGCAAATCACTGTCATCGCTCATTATTACCTAATTGCCAAGGCACTGGATTTACCGGTTCCCCTTCTTAGTTTCTTTGTGATCATTCCCCTAGTCTCCTTGATCATGGTCTTGCCTGTATCGATCAACGCCATTGGTCTGCGTGAGAATGCATTTGTATTCTTTTTTGCGGCTTACGGCTATAATCTTGGCAGACCCGAAGCCATTGCCTTTGCTTGGCTGGCTTACGGAATTGTGATTATTCAGGGGCTGTTGGGGGGAATTGTCTATGCTTTGCGCAAGTAA
- a CDS encoding metal-dependent hydrolase, translating to MPSPVGHTLAGICGFVLARPYVAWHQQTRLLYGSVLLTNLPDIDILPGLLLLGNPGAFHRQATHSLIVAAVIGIFVAWLVGHWKLNRLRWGIWAALVYSSHILLDMLVADPTAPFGVQALWPFSLEYFISPVTIFPRFDYFNPELGMVRTILSIPNFLGILWEIVVLTPLVGLAWYGFGKTDARKPLGR from the coding sequence ATGCCATCACCAGTAGGACACACATTAGCCGGTATTTGTGGATTTGTTCTGGCACGCCCTTATGTAGCTTGGCATCAGCAAACTCGGCTGTTGTATGGTTCAGTATTGCTCACGAATTTGCCAGACATAGACATTCTGCCTGGATTGCTGCTGCTGGGAAATCCAGGAGCTTTTCACCGTCAGGCCACCCACAGCTTGATAGTAGCTGCTGTAATTGGCATCTTCGTTGCTTGGCTAGTGGGACATTGGAAGTTAAATCGGCTCCGGTGGGGAATTTGGGCAGCTCTAGTTTATAGCAGCCATATCCTGTTGGATATGCTAGTAGCTGACCCAACAGCACCTTTCGGAGTCCAGGCACTCTGGCCTTTTTCCCTAGAGTATTTTATTTCACCGGTTACTATCTTCCCCCGATTTGATTATTTTAATCCAGAATTGGGTATGGTACGCACCATATTGAGTATTCCTAATTTCTTGGGAATACTGTGGGAAATCGTAGTACTTACACCATTGGTAGGACTGGCATGGTATGGGTTTGGGAAAACTGACGCTAGAAAACCATTGGGAAGATAG
- a CDS encoding glycosyltransferase family 39 protein, which translates to MKAEKLNSAETSIQADWLWQWIPIALILLLAAGLYFYQLGTESLWVDELYSVNDAKRLGHLGLIRPVYFILLWLWMEFGTSDAWLRGLSVLFGLGSVFLTYQLGRRVAGKATGLIAALLLALSPLFINFAQMVRMYTLGTCLGLGGTLALVHALENPTTTSMAWWASLRLLVTLTAPLNATLLFADIWLVWFRFRKQRATLLAFGKWLLLVILLWLPSLLSLVSGTLPFLSKALNPIAKIDPSATRHTFPSFVDVLRKLKNFTAFPFPSTSKVSSLFYQAYSMLLAGLVGIAIIHKNHKPRLCWIAAWAFIPSVMIFLVSKRLWIDRYILFVSPYILIILTAGLMGLWRWKRSLAIAVAIIYAITLSTGLVRYYTVQDRQDWRNVAQTISMNEKPGDTIVLSIGSPKMTSALSHYYSGDAPIYSLKKLCPSDRVKKPDVEEALNNLPPIPSRLWLVCGTGFDEEKFRTVFKEHFQLETHQAFTNENFYRQNDLMHLFLVRPNSRNYTDSQNHTDIKNKSTSV; encoded by the coding sequence ATGAAAGCAGAAAAACTTAATTCGGCAGAAACCTCAATCCAAGCAGATTGGCTTTGGCAATGGATTCCCATCGCCTTAATTTTGCTATTGGCGGCTGGGTTGTATTTCTATCAACTCGGCACAGAGAGCCTGTGGGTGGATGAACTCTACAGTGTTAATGATGCCAAACGCTTAGGCCATCTGGGTCTAATCCGCCCAGTGTATTTCATCCTGCTGTGGCTGTGGATGGAGTTTGGCACCAGCGATGCTTGGTTGCGGGGGTTGTCTGTCTTGTTTGGATTGGGCAGTGTATTTCTAACTTACCAGCTTGGTCGTCGTGTAGCGGGAAAGGCAACGGGCTTGATTGCTGCCCTCCTCTTGGCTCTATCGCCCCTGTTCATCAATTTTGCCCAAATGGTTCGTATGTACACCCTAGGCACTTGTCTCGGTCTAGGTGGTACCCTAGCGCTAGTGCATGCTCTTGAGAATCCTACTACCACCTCAATGGCTTGGTGGGCTAGCCTACGACTGTTGGTAACCCTAACTGCCCCACTCAATGCCACCCTGCTCTTCGCGGACATCTGGTTGGTATGGTTTCGGTTTCGCAAGCAACGGGCTACATTATTAGCTTTCGGCAAATGGCTGTTACTGGTAATCCTGTTGTGGTTACCATCTTTGTTATCTCTAGTGTCTGGAACCCTGCCCTTCCTAAGCAAGGCTCTTAATCCCATCGCCAAAATTGATCCATCGGCTACTCGACACACATTTCCCAGTTTTGTGGATGTTTTACGCAAGTTAAAGAACTTTACTGCCTTTCCATTTCCTTCCACATCGAAGGTGAGCAGCTTGTTTTATCAAGCCTACAGTATGCTATTAGCTGGCTTGGTCGGTATTGCCATAATCCACAAAAACCACAAACCACGCCTGTGTTGGATTGCTGCTTGGGCGTTTATACCGTCAGTCATGATTTTTTTAGTTTCTAAACGATTATGGATAGACCGCTACATACTGTTTGTATCGCCATACATTTTGATTATTCTGACCGCTGGCTTGATGGGATTGTGGCGTTGGAAACGGAGTTTGGCGATCGCAGTAGCAATTATCTATGCCATTACCCTTAGCACTGGGCTAGTACGTTATTACACTGTGCAGGATCGCCAGGATTGGCGAAATGTAGCGCAAACAATTAGCATGAATGAAAAACCTGGTGATACCATCGTCTTATCCATAGGTTCGCCAAAAATGACCTCAGCGCTGAGTCATTACTATAGTGGAGATGCCCCGATCTATTCCCTCAAGAAACTTTGTCCTTCTGATCGAGTCAAAAAGCCTGACGTAGAGGAAGCACTAAATAACTTGCCACCTATTCCCTCGCGGTTGTGGCTAGTTTGCGGCACAGGTTTTGACGAAGAAAAGTTTCGCACTGTTTTCAAAGAACATTTCCAGCTGGAAACACACCAAGCATTTACTAACGAGAACTTTTATAGACAAAATGATTTAATGCATCTATTTTTGGTTAGACCCAATTCTCGCAATTATACTGATTCTCAAAATCATACTGATATCAAAAACAAATCTACATCGGTCTAA